Part of the Caulobacter sp. SL161 genome is shown below.
CGTCGTCGGCGGCGGGGATGGCGCCGGTGAAGGCGGTGAAGCCGTGGGCCAGGCTGTCATAGCAGCGGTAGCTGACCGGCACGCCGGCCGCCTGCAGCCGCTTGGCGTAGCCTTCGCCCTGGTCGACCAGCGGATCAAAGCCGGCGGTGGCGACCACGGCGGGGGCCAGGCCCGTCAGGTCGGCGGTCTTGTCCGGCGACAGGCGCGGATCGGCCGGGTCGGCGTCGGCGCCGATATAGTGGCCCATGAACCAGTCCATGGTCGCGCGGGTCAGCGGATAGGCGTCGGCGTAGGTGGTCATCGACGCGGTTTCGCTGGCGACGTCCACGGCCGGATAGATCAGGATCTGGAGCGCCGGCTGAGGCTCGCCCGTGCGCTTCATTTCCTGGGCGATGATGGCCGAGAAGTTGCCGCCCATGCTGTCGCCGCCGATCGCCGGCGGAACGGGCGCCGCGCCGAAGCGGGCGGTGTTGTCGCGCGCCCAGCGATAGGCCGCCAGCACGTCCTCCAGGCCGGCCGGGAACTTGTGGTCGGGAGCCAGGCGATAGTCGACCGAGATCACCGTCGTGCTGCAGATGCGCGACAGGATCGAGCAGAAGGCGTGGCAGGTCTCCAGGTCGCCGATCACGCCGCCGCCCATGTGGGCGTAGACGATCAGCGGCGCCTTGGCGTCCGTCTGCGGCGGGCGATAGGCGCGGCAGGGGATCGGGCCGTTGGGCCCTTCCACCGACAGGCTCTCGGTGCGCACGCCCGTCTCCAGCGGCCCCTGCACGGCGGCCAGGCCCTTGGCGCTGCCGGCCACGGCCTCGGCGGGCGACAGGCTGGTCATCGGCGGCAGCTTCTTGGCCGCATTGGCGAAGAACTGGAAGCGCGGGTCCAGGGTGCGCCCGCCCTTGTAGACGACCCCGCCGCCGGACATGGCCCGCAGGATGGGGCTGGGCAGGGACAGGATCAGTTTCAGGATCGTCTTCTGGGCGGCGTCGGATGCCATGGTTTTTCCCTGCTTCTTTGTTGTTCTTACGCGCTCGATACACGTGTCATCCCGGCCGCAGCGCATAGCGCGGAGAGCCGGGACCCGGGGGCGGCGTGTACGGCGCTTCTTCACGCCCTGGGTCCCGGATAGTCTCTGCGAGGCTTCCGGGATGACACGATGATGTGCGGGTGTAGCGGGTCATGTGACCCTACAGTCTCGGCAGGGCGGGAAGCCCGCCCAGGATCAGTTTGACGGCGAAGTCGGCCGCGCTTTCGGTGTCGACCGGACGGCGCTCCAGCATCTTCTCGCCGATCTCGCGGGCGACGGCGATGCAGGCGGTGGTCAGATAGTCCAGATCGACCGGCGGGGCGTGCTCGCGCTCCAGAACCCGGGCGAAAGCCTCGCGCACCTCGTCGAACACCGCCACCACCTCGGGCGTCGAACGCGCGTGCGGCAGCGGCTCGCCGGGCGGCCGGTCCAGGCGCCAGGCTTCCTGCTCGTTCGCGACGAAGTTGAAATAGGCCAGGATCGCGCCGCGCACGAACGACTCGAAGTCGGTGGCCTTTTCGGACTCCGCTCGCAGCAGCGGACGGAAGCGCCGGGCGCCGTCGTCGGCCAGGGCCTCGAACACCTCCTCCTTGGACTTGTAGTAGTTGTAGAAGGTGCCCGAGGCCAAACCCGTGCGGCGGATGATGTCGCGGACGGTGGCGGCGTCATAGCCCAGCTCGCCGAACACCTCGCGCGCCGCGTCCAGGATCGCCTGGCGGTTGGCGGTCTTGGTGCGCTCCCGCTTGCCCGGTCGCTGGTCGATATGGGGCTTGGGGAAATAGGCGATGTTCGACATGGAAAACGACTCAAGCTCGGGGCGATCGTGACGCCCCGTCATGATCGTGGCCCTACTCTGGGTCGGGATGCAAGCGTTTGGCGAGCGCTCCCTATACGTCCGACCTTCCCGGCGAACGCCGGGACCCAGATCATAAGGCTTTGAGGGAGCCGGCTGGAGCACCGCTCAGGCCTTCATCTGGACCCCGGCGTTCGCCGGGGAGGTCGGAAGGGGGAGTACTGTCACAACGGCTTCACCGGCTGTTCGATGTCCCACACCGCTTCGGTGATCGCCTCCAGCTTCTCGCGGTACAGGGCCGCAGCGTCGTGGAGGCCTTGGTTGTAGTAGTAGGGGCCCAGCCGCTGGCTGATGAAGTCCAGCAGGAACTCGGCGTCGAAGCCCTTCACCTCCAGATCGAGCTCCGTTCGCAGATAGTCGGAGAGGCCGCCGACCAGCTTGGCGCGGGTGTCCTTGTCGAAGGTGATCTTGGGCATGGGGGGTTCTATCTTTCAGCGTGTCATCCCGGCCGCAGCGTAGCGGAGAGCCGGGACCCAGGGGCAACCGCAATGCCGCCGGCCCCTGGGTCCCGGATAGCGCTGCGCGCTTCCGGGATGACACCTTTTTTATTCGGCGGCCAAGGCCTGCCCCTCCGCCCGCGCCGGCACGGGCAGGTTCCCGCCCGCGTTCCGCGCCCGGGCCTCGCCCTTGGCGATCTCCTTTTTCAGGTCGGCGCAGTAGACGTTGAAATCCACCTGGATGGTGTGCCGCGCCGAGTCATAGAAGTGGCCGGTGTGGCGGTGCTCGTCCTTGGCGGTGATGCGGGCCATCTCGGCGGGCGGCGGCGGGGCGTACTTCCCGGCCAGATAGGCGGCCGCCAGCTTGGCCTGCTGCTCGGCGAAGTTCACCAGGGTCGGCAGCGGCTGGGCCAGGCCCATATAGAAGAGGTTGGGGATCTCCGGCTTCATCATCCGCTTGAACAGCGGCAGGCGGTGGTCGGCGTCGGGCAGCAGGCCCGGGTCGTCGAAGAACGGGAAGCTGATCTTGTAGCCGGTCGCGAAGACGATGGCGTCCACCTGTTCGACGCTGTCGTCAGTGAAGCGCACGCAGCTGCCCTCCAGCGCCTTGATCGCCGGCTTGAACTTGATGTCGCCGCAGCCGGCGCGGGTCAGGAACTCGCCGGAGACCGACGGGTGGGCCTCCAGCGGCTCATGGTCGGGCTTGGGCAGGCCGTAGTCCTCCATGCGGCCGATGGTCTTTTTCAGCACCGAGCGGGAGAGCGCCACGCCCAGCTTGCGCGGCATCCAGGCGGGCAGGGCGGTCTTATCGGCGGGCTTGCCGTTCAGATATTTGGGGAACACCCAGACCCCGCGCCGGGCCGAGACCCAGAGGTTCTTGGCGATCGGCCGCTGGGAGAGCTCGCTGGCGATGTCCATGGCCGAGTTGCCCATGCCCACCACCACGACGTTCTTGCCGCGCATGTCCACGGGATCGAACGGGTCGCAATAGGCGTGGGCGTGGAAGGCCGGACCGTCGAACTCGCCGGGATACTCCGGCACGCGCGGGTCCCAGTGGTGGCCGTTGCAGACGAACAGCACGTCATAGAACCGCGTCTCGCCGCTCGACAGCGTCACCGCCCACAGGCCGTCTGTGGTGCGCTTGGCGCGCTCGACCTTGGTGTTGAAGGTGATGGTCGGGCGCAGGCCGAAGTGGTCGACATAGTCCTTGAAGTACTGAAAGAGCTGCGCGTGATGCGGAAAGTCGGGCCAGTCCTTCGGCACGGGGAAGTCCTCGAACGCCAGCCGCCACTTGCTGGTGTCGATATGCAGGCTCTCGTAGCAGGCCGATAGGCCGTTGGGGTTCTTGTAGTACCAGTTGCCCCCGACCTCGTCGGACATCTCAAAGCAGTCGTACGGGATCCCGTAGTCCTTCAGCCGCTTGATCGTGGTGAAGCCGCTGCAGCCCGCGCCGATGACGCACGCCTTGGGGAGCCTGCCGGTCATGTCCCGCCCTCTGACTTATCGTTGTTCAGGTGAGCGTATCAGCGTTATGCGATGCGGCAAGCGGCCGTTGCGGAAGGGGGCGCTTTCGCCCTACCGCCCGAGCCGCGCGGGGGAATAGGTCGCCGTGCAGGCGGCGTTGCACTGGGCCCAGCGGCCGCCGCAGCTGTCGTCGTCCGACGACTGACAGAAATACAGCGTCCTGGCGCAGGTGGCCTTACACTGGGTGACATCGCCGCCGGGACGCCCCACGGCCAGCGGGATCGGCGCGGGCAGGACGACGCTGGGCGCGGCGATCGGCGTTTGGACCACGGCGGCGGGCCTAGGCTTGGGCGCGGTGGGCGGCGTCGCGGCCAGAGTCGGGAGGGCCGTGGCAAGAACCAGCAGGGCGAGGACGGCGCGGCGCATGGAGGGATCATGCGCGATCAGGGTAAAGGGCCGATTAACCATAAGTCTTGTCATCCCGGCCAAGCGCGAAGCGCGCCGAGCCGGGACCGCCGGACGCTCTGAGCCTGTTGCGGTCCCGGGTCTCCGCTGTGCTCCGCCCGGGATGACAGGTGAGCCTAACCCCGCAGCATCTCCCGACCCGCCCAGACGGTGTGCGTCCCGCTGCTCAGCTTGTGCGGCAAGGCCACCCGGCAGACGACCTCGAAGGCTCGCGCGTCGACGATCAGGCACTCCGAGGTCCCCTTGTTCTCGTCGATGATGAAGCTGACCAGATAGCCGTCGTCCTCGTCGACCGCGCCCACCTTGGGCGCGAACGGCGCCTCGCTGGCGTAGCGGCCTTCGGGCAGGCTGATCGACCAGCTCTCGCCCGTTTCCAGGTCGTGCTTGACGAAGCCGTTGAACAGGAACCAGCCGGGCTTGGCGGTGGTGGAGTAGGCGTAGCGATAGGGCTTGCCGGCATATTTCTGGTTGAACATGCCGAACTCCAGCACCCGGTCATCCAGGTGCTTTTCGGTCGTCTCGCCGGTCTTCAGGTTGAAGCGCCAGCGATGGAGCTTGGGCAGAAAGCTGTGCTCGTCCAGATAGGCCATCAGGTGGCCGTGGCCGTCGGGCGCGCCCTCCAGCGGGCGGGGGATCGGCTTTTCCTGGAAGTAGCCGTCCAGCACCACCTCGTCGCCGTCCTCGTACGCATTGAGCCAATGCAGCACATAGGTCGGCTCGGCCTCGAACCAGCGCGGCTCGCCGCCCTCGCGCGGCACCAGGGCAAAGCGGCTCGGTATGCCCTTGTGCAGGCGCACGGCGTGGATGTCGCGCGCCATCAGGTCCTGGTCCCAGAACACCGGCAGGTCGTTGAGGATCGCGTACTTCGACGAGAACGCCATGTCGTGCGGCAGGCGCGGCCCCGGCAGCGGCACGCCCTGATAGAGCTTACGCTTCCCGTCGGCGCCGACCACGCCATAGTGCATGTAGGGCCAGGCCTTGGAGTAGTTGAAGAACATCAGCTCGCCCGTGGCCTCGTCGACCTTGGGGTGGGCCGAAACGCCCTCCAGCGGCGCCCAGCTGGCGACGCCCAGGTTCTCCAGGGTCAGCGGGTCCAGGCGATAGGCCTCGCCGCACTGGTAGAAGGTGGCGATCGCCTCGCCGTTATGGACGACGATGTCGGTGCTGGCGCTGTCCTTCAAGGACCCGTGGGCGCCGAAGCCCGGACGCTTGGAGACGCCGGGTCCGTCCATCAGGCCGCCCCACAGGCCCTCATTGACCTCCTGCTCGGCCTCGAAGCAGCGGGTGCGGACGAAGCGGTTGCGATAGGTCGCCGCCCCGCCCTTGAACTCGATCTGGTGGATCATCCCGTCGCCGTCGAACGGGTGGTAGCGGCCGACCGGGTCATGCACCGGGTTTTCGGTGTTGCGCAGATAGACGCCGTCGAGATCTGCTGGAATGGCGCCTTCCAGCACCTCCAGGTCCCAGGCGTTGACCTCCTCGTGCTGCGGGGTCCACGGGCCGGTCATGTACGGGTGGTTGGTCGGCCCCAGCGAGGTCCGCACGGGCGGCAGGCGTTCGACTTTCATGGGCGGATCCTCCTGTTTGAACGGAGCTTACGGCTAGTCAGTCTTGTTACGCAAGTTTCCCTTTGGGGTGGGGCAACGGATTCCCTCTCCCAGAGGGAGAGGGCGGGGCCCGCCGCGAAGCGGTGGGAGGGAGAGGGGTTACGAGGTCTGACGGCGTGCCGGCGCTCCGTCGGACGCCGTAAGCCCTCTCCCCAACCCTCTCCCTCTGGGAGAGGGTGCTTGAAACGCCCCCTACCGCCCCGCACTCACCCGCCAGACCACGTCGCCCACGTCATCGGCCACCAGCAGCGCGCCGCCGTTGTCGACCGTCACACCGACCGGCCGTCCCTGGGCCCTGCCTTCGCTATCGAGGAAGCCCGTCAGGAAATCCTCGACCCCGCCCGCCGGCTTGCCGCCGCTGAAGGGCACGAAGATCACCTTGTAGCCGGCCTGCGGATTGCGGTTCCACGAGCCGTGCTGGCCGACGAACACGCCGTCCTTGTATCGGGCCGGGAAGCTGGCGCCGGTGTAGAACGTCAGGCCCAGAGAGGCGGTGTGGGCGCCCAGGGCGTAGTCTGGGACGATGGCGCGCGCGACGAGGTCAGGGCGGCGGTCCTTGTCCTTGATCCGCTTGTCGACGTGCTGGCCGAAGTAGCTGTAGGGCCAGCCATAAAAGCCGCCGTCGCGGACCGAGGTCATGTAGTCGGGCACCAGATCATTGCCCAGTTCGTCGCGCTCGTTGACCGAGGTCCACAGCTGGCCATTGGCCGGGTTCCACGACAGGCCCACGGGGTTGCGCAGGCCTGAGGCGAAGACCCGCTTCTGGCCCGTGGCCAGGTCGACCTCGAGGATCGCGGCGCGGTCGACCTCGTTCTCCATCCCGTTCTCGCCGACATTGCTGTTGGAGCCGACGGATGCGTAGAGCTTGGTCCCGTCGGGGCTGGCGATGATGTTCTTGGTCCAGTGGTGGTTGAGCGGCCCGCCGGGCAGGTCGGCGATCTTGCGGGGCCCGGCGGCGATCGTCGTCGCGCCCTCGGTGTAGGGGAAGGCGACGATGGCGTCGGCGTTGGCGACGTAGAGCGTGTTTCCGACCAGGGCCATGCCGAACGGCGAGTGCAGGTTGACCAGGAACGGGGTCTTCAGGTCGGCGATCCCGTCGCCGTCCTGGTCGCGCAGCAGGCTTATGCGGTCCGCGCTGGGCGCGCCCGCGCCGGCCTTCTTCATCAGCAGGGTCTCGGCGAAGGCGCGCAGGCCCTTGGGCTTGTCCTTGCGGGCGGGCTTGTTGCTTTCGGCGACCAGCACGTCGCCGTTGGGCAGGACGAGCAGCCAGCGGGGGTGATCAAGACCGGTCGCGAACGGCTGCACCACAAAGCCGGCCGGCGCGCGCGGCTTGGCGTCCTTGGACCAGCCGACGACCTTGGAGATCTTGACCGTCGGCAGCAGGCTGCGGCTGGGCTCGGGCAGGGTCGGGTTGGGGCCGTAGCCGACCGTCGTGTTCGGCGCGCCCGGGCTCTGGCCGCAGGCGGCGAGAGCGCTGACCGCCACGCCGATGACCAAGATGTCGCGAACCTGTCGACGCATCGGCGTTTCTCCCCCTTCAGCCTGCGTTCAACGCGCAGGGTCATGATTATGGTGCCAGCCAGAACGATACGGGTTGCCCGGGGTGATGTCCCGGCCCTTGTTCGCCCGTCCTGCGCCCTGCGCGCGGGTCGTGACCCCGGCGTTGCCGGGGGAGGGGCGGCTACAGGCTGGGCGGCCCGTCCTGCTGGGCGAGCTGGGCGCGCAGGAAGGCCGGCCGCTCGCGCATGCGGGCCCAATAGGCGGCGACGGCCGGTGGAAAGTCGCTGTCCAGCTTCAGCGACTGGGCCAGCAGCAGGGCGTAGGCCACCGAGATGTCGGCGCCGGTGAAGCGGTCTGCAGCCACGAAGGGCGCCCGGTCGAGCAGGGTCTCAAGCCCCCGCAGCCGCGCCAGGAACCAGCGGGCGTAGTCGCTGGCGACCTGCGGCTGGCGGCGCTCTTCGGGCTCAAGCCGTGTGTAGCGCAGCACCAGGGTCTGGGGGAATGTCAGGGTCGCTTCGCCAAACAGCAGACCGTTCAGATAGGCGCCGTAGCCGGGCTCCTCGGGCCGAACCGAGAGATGGCCCTCGCCGTGGCGCATCGACAGGTACTCGATCATCGCCGAGGACTCGGTCATCCGCGTGTCGCCGTCGACCAGCAGCGGGATGGTGCCCAGCGGGTTCTCGTCCAGATACTCCCGCGCCAGGAAGCGCGGCGGGAAGGGCAGGAGTTTCAGGTCATAGGGCAGCTCCAGCTCCTCCAGCGCCCACAGCGGGCGGAAGGAGCGGGCGTCACGGCAGTGCCAGAGGGTGATCATGGGGTCGTCTTCTGGGCGGACATTTGCCCCCTACGGGCCTCCGGCCCTCCTCCCCCGGAGGGGGAAGAAGGATTGGCGCGCGCCTGAATCTTCTTCCCCCTCCGGGGGAGGAGCGCGCAGCGCGGAGGGGGCGAGTATCTCACTACAGCCGCTCGACGATCGTCACATTAGCCAGGCCGCCGCCTTCGCACATGGTCTGCAGGCCATAGCGCGCGCTGCGGTCCTTGAGGGCGTGGACCAGGGTGGTCATCAGCTTGGCGCCGGAACCCCCTAGCGGGTGACCGAGTGCGATGGCGCCGCCGTTGACGTTCAGCTTGTCCGGATCGCCGCCGGTCACCTGCAGCCAGGCGGTCGGCACCGAGGCGAAGGCCTCGTTGACCTCGTAGAGGTCGATGTCGTCGATCTTCATGCCGGCCCGCTCCAGCGCCTTCTGGGTGGCGGGGATCGGGGCTTCCAGCATGATCACCGGGTCATGGCCGATGACGGTCATGTGGTGGATGCGGGCCAGCGGCTGGACGCCGAGGGCCTTCAGGCCGCGCTCGTTGACGATCATCACGCCGGCCGCGCCGTCGCAGATCTGGCTGGAGGTGGCGGCGGTCAGGCGGCCGTCCTCGCTGAGCAGCTTCACGCCGCCGATCGACTCCATCGTGGCGTCCCAGCGGATGCCCTCGTCGGCGTCGTGGGTCTCGATCGAACCGTCGGGCAGGGTCACCTGGATCGGCACGATCTCGGCGGCGAACTTGCCGCCCTTGGTCGCGGCCATGGCGCGCTGGTGGCTGGCCAGAGCGAAGGCGTCCAACTGCTCACGCGACAGGTCATACTTCTTGGCCAGCATCTCGGCGCCGGCGAACTGGCTGAACTGGATGCCGGGATAGCGCTCTTCCATGCGCGGGCTCTTGTAGGTCCCGAAGCCGTTCTTGTAGGGCAGGGCCGAGGACAGGCCCATCGGCACGCGGCTCATGCTTTCGACGCCGGCGGCGATGACGATGTCCATCGCGCCCGACATCACGGTGGCGGTGGCGAAGTGGATCGACTGCTGGGACGAGCCGCACTGGCGGTCGACCGAGGTGGCCGGCACGCTCTCGGGCAGCTTGGAGGCCAGCACCGCGTTGCGAGCGATGTTGATGGCCTGCTCGCCCACCTGGCCCACGCAGCCCATGATCACGTCCTCGATCAGGGCCGGATCGGCGCCGCTGCGATCGACCAGGGCGTTCAGCACCTCGCCCGCCAGATCGGCCGGATGCCAGCCCGAGACCCGTCCGCCCTTGCGCCCGCCGGCCGTGCGCGCGGCCGCCACGATATAGGCTTCGCCCATCAGTTCCTCCTCTTGGTTGACGGGAGAAAAACAGGCGCTTGCGGCTATGTCAGCCGTGACGCGGCGTCAGGCGCTGGCGGCTTGCCGCCAGGCTTCTGACCCAGCGCGCCGAGGAACAGGGACAGCATGGTCAGGTAGCTGAACA
Proteins encoded:
- a CDS encoding alpha/beta hydrolase is translated as MRCGRDDTCIERVRTTKKQGKTMASDAAQKTILKLILSLPSPILRAMSGGGVVYKGGRTLDPRFQFFANAAKKLPPMTSLSPAEAVAGSAKGLAAVQGPLETGVRTESLSVEGPNGPIPCRAYRPPQTDAKAPLIVYAHMGGGVIGDLETCHAFCSILSRICSTTVISVDYRLAPDHKFPAGLEDVLAAYRWARDNTARFGAAPVPPAIGGDSMGGNFSAIIAQEMKRTGEPQPALQILIYPAVDVASETASMTTYADAYPLTRATMDWFMGHYIGADADPADPRLSPDKTADLTGLAPAVVATAGFDPLVDQGEGYAKRLQAAGVPVSYRCYDSLAHGFTAFTGAIPAADDACREIAWLVREAFEKRTL
- a CDS encoding TetR/AcrR family transcriptional regulator, with product MSNIAYFPKPHIDQRPGKRERTKTANRQAILDAAREVFGELGYDAATVRDIIRRTGLASGTFYNYYKSKEEVFEALADDGARRFRPLLRAESEKATDFESFVRGAILAYFNFVANEQEAWRLDRPPGEPLPHARSTPEVVAVFDEVREAFARVLEREHAPPVDLDYLTTACIAVAREIGEKMLERRPVDTESAADFAVKLILGGLPALPRL
- a CDS encoding DUF2164 domain-containing protein, with translation MPKITFDKDTRAKLVGGLSDYLRTELDLEVKGFDAEFLLDFISQRLGPYYYNQGLHDAAALYREKLEAITEAVWDIEQPVKPL
- a CDS encoding flavin-containing monooxygenase, whose protein sequence is MTGRLPKACVIGAGCSGFTTIKRLKDYGIPYDCFEMSDEVGGNWYYKNPNGLSACYESLHIDTSKWRLAFEDFPVPKDWPDFPHHAQLFQYFKDYVDHFGLRPTITFNTKVERAKRTTDGLWAVTLSSGETRFYDVLFVCNGHHWDPRVPEYPGEFDGPAFHAHAYCDPFDPVDMRGKNVVVVGMGNSAMDIASELSQRPIAKNLWVSARRGVWVFPKYLNGKPADKTALPAWMPRKLGVALSRSVLKKTIGRMEDYGLPKPDHEPLEAHPSVSGEFLTRAGCGDIKFKPAIKALEGSCVRFTDDSVEQVDAIVFATGYKISFPFFDDPGLLPDADHRLPLFKRMMKPEIPNLFYMGLAQPLPTLVNFAEQQAKLAAAYLAGKYAPPPPAEMARITAKDEHRHTGHFYDSARHTIQVDFNVYCADLKKEIAKGEARARNAGGNLPVPARAEGQALAAE
- a CDS encoding carotenoid oxygenase family protein, whose protein sequence is MKVERLPPVRTSLGPTNHPYMTGPWTPQHEEVNAWDLEVLEGAIPADLDGVYLRNTENPVHDPVGRYHPFDGDGMIHQIEFKGGAATYRNRFVRTRCFEAEQEVNEGLWGGLMDGPGVSKRPGFGAHGSLKDSASTDIVVHNGEAIATFYQCGEAYRLDPLTLENLGVASWAPLEGVSAHPKVDEATGELMFFNYSKAWPYMHYGVVGADGKRKLYQGVPLPGPRLPHDMAFSSKYAILNDLPVFWDQDLMARDIHAVRLHKGIPSRFALVPREGGEPRWFEAEPTYVLHWLNAYEDGDEVVLDGYFQEKPIPRPLEGAPDGHGHLMAYLDEHSFLPKLHRWRFNLKTGETTEKHLDDRVLEFGMFNQKYAGKPYRYAYSTTAKPGWFLFNGFVKHDLETGESWSISLPEGRYASEAPFAPKVGAVDEDDGYLVSFIIDENKGTSECLIVDARAFEVVCRVALPHKLSSGTHTVWAGREMLRG
- a CDS encoding PQQ-dependent sugar dehydrogenase → MRRQVRDILVIGVAVSALAACGQSPGAPNTTVGYGPNPTLPEPSRSLLPTVKISKVVGWSKDAKPRAPAGFVVQPFATGLDHPRWLLVLPNGDVLVAESNKPARKDKPKGLRAFAETLLMKKAGAGAPSADRISLLRDQDGDGIADLKTPFLVNLHSPFGMALVGNTLYVANADAIVAFPYTEGATTIAAGPRKIADLPGGPLNHHWTKNIIASPDGTKLYASVGSNSNVGENGMENEVDRAAILEVDLATGQKRVFASGLRNPVGLSWNPANGQLWTSVNERDELGNDLVPDYMTSVRDGGFYGWPYSYFGQHVDKRIKDKDRRPDLVARAIVPDYALGAHTASLGLTFYTGASFPARYKDGVFVGQHGSWNRNPQAGYKVIFVPFSGGKPAGGVEDFLTGFLDSEGRAQGRPVGVTVDNGGALLVADDVGDVVWRVSAGR
- a CDS encoding glutathione S-transferase family protein — its product is MITLWHCRDARSFRPLWALEELELPYDLKLLPFPPRFLAREYLDENPLGTIPLLVDGDTRMTESSAMIEYLSMRHGEGHLSVRPEEPGYGAYLNGLLFGEATLTFPQTLVLRYTRLEPEERRQPQVASDYARWFLARLRGLETLLDRAPFVAADRFTGADISVAYALLLAQSLKLDSDFPPAVAAYWARMRERPAFLRAQLAQQDGPPSL
- a CDS encoding acetyl-CoA C-acetyltransferase; the encoded protein is MGEAYIVAAARTAGGRKGGRVSGWHPADLAGEVLNALVDRSGADPALIEDVIMGCVGQVGEQAINIARNAVLASKLPESVPATSVDRQCGSSQQSIHFATATVMSGAMDIVIAAGVESMSRVPMGLSSALPYKNGFGTYKSPRMEERYPGIQFSQFAGAEMLAKKYDLSREQLDAFALASHQRAMAATKGGKFAAEIVPIQVTLPDGSIETHDADEGIRWDATMESIGGVKLLSEDGRLTAATSSQICDGAAGVMIVNERGLKALGVQPLARIHHMTVIGHDPVIMLEAPIPATQKALERAGMKIDDIDLYEVNEAFASVPTAWLQVTGGDPDKLNVNGGAIALGHPLGGSGAKLMTTLVHALKDRSARYGLQTMCEGGGLANVTIVERL